The genome window AAATGCTAACAGAAAGCACACTTTCCCCCGACAACGCCATCTTTCGCGAAGTCATCCTCGCGGGTGATCACTGGGTTCACGAAGTCAAAGCAGGGCAGACCATCCGCATCCTCGACCTCGAAGGTAATCAAGCGGCGGACACCCTCTTCTATGATGCCCACGATCCGGAAAACCGCTACAGCGCATCGGACACGATTCAGCGTCAAGCCGCTCTGTATTTGACGACTGGCACCGAGCTGATTTCAAACCAAGGTGATGTCTTGCTAAAAATTACAGCAGACACCTGCGGTCGTCACGACACCGTCGGAGGAGCCTGCTCACGTGAGAGCAACACGATGCGCTACGCTCATGAGAAGGAGCACATGCACGCCTGCCGTGATAGTTTCATCTGTGGCTTGCAGCACTGGGGGCCAGACCTCGGTAAGCGTGATATCACATGCAATATCAATTTCTTCATGAACGTGCCTGTGACACCCGAAGGTAAACTCACCTTCGAAGACGGCATTTCCGCGCCAGGTCGTTACGTCGAGCTCACTGCAGCACGTGATGTGATCTGTCTTATTTCAAATTGCCCGCAGCTGAACAACCCCTGCAACGGCTATAATCCCACACCAGTCGAAGCAATAATCTGGGATAAATAATAGTGATACAGGCATTCCTGCCTGTGAGACCTGCATTAATTACAGACAGGAATGTCTGTGCCACTTTACCAAATATGTTTCAAAAAGTTCTCATAGCCAATCGTGGCGAAATCGCCTGCCGTATCATCCGCACGCTGGATGCATTGGGTGTTCAATCCGTAGCCATTTATTCCGATGCTGACCGCGACGCGCCACACGTTGCGATGGCGACTGAGAGCTATCGCATCGGGCCTGCACCTGTCAGTGAGAGCTACCTCAAAGTGGAGACGATTCTAGAGATTGCTGCGTCGAGTGGTGCGGAGGCAATTCATCCAGGCTATGGGCTGCTTAGTGAGAACGCGGACTTCGCAGATAAGTGCGAAGCAGCTGGACTTGCGTTTATCGGTCCATCTGGCGCACAAATGCTCGCCTTTGGTTTAAAGCACGAAGCACGTCGTCTGGCTGAGGAGAATTCCGTTCCCTTATTGCCTGGCAGTGGTTTGTTGCCTGATTGTGCGGCAGCGCTGATTGAGGCGGAGTCGATTGGTTATCCAGTGATGCTGAAGAGCACCGCGGGTGGCGGTGGTATCGGGATGCAGATCTGCGAAGACGCACCCGCATTGGAAGAAGCCTTTGATCGTGTTGAGCGTCTGAGCCAGAGTCACTTCGGGCAGGGTGGTATTTTCTTGGAGAAATTTGTGACACATGCACGTCACTTAGAAGTGCAGATCTTTGGCGATGGTGAAGGCAATGTGGTTTCCCTCGGTGTGCGCGACTGCTCGACGCAGCGTCGTAATCAGAAGGTGATTGAAGAGACACCACCTGCAAATGTATCCGAATCCGTGATACAAGGATTGCAAGTAACTGCGCTACAATTGTCGAAAGCGGTGAAGTATCGTTCCGCTGGCACCGTGGAATACATTTACGATAATGATACGGGCGAGTATTACTTCCTTGAAGTAAATACGCGGCTACAGGTTGAGCACGGTGTGACCGAATTGGTGACGGGCGTCGATCTGGTTGCATGGATGGTGCAGCTGGCTGCAGGTGATATGAACCTTTCTGCAGAGGCCGAAATCGTGCCTCAAAAAGGACACGCCATTCAGACGCGCTTGTATGCGGAGAATCCACACAAGGACTTTCAGCCGTCCAGTGGCTTGTTGACACGCGTCAGCTTTCCGGAAGGTGTGCGTTGCGATCATTGGGTCTGCTCTGGTTCTGAAGTGAGTCCGTATTATGATCCATTGCTCGCGAAGCTGCAGGTCTACGCAGAGGATCGCCCTGCTGCAGTGGACGCCATCGCAGGAGCACTCGAAGCGACGCGCTTGGATGGCATTGAGACGAACTTGGATTATTTGCGCTCCGTCGTAGCAGCCGAGACCTTTGTCTCTGGCAATGTGGTGACGAAGACCTTGGCATCGCATGACTATCAGCCAGCGACCTTTGAGATCTTACGCTCTGGCACGATGACGACAGTGCAGGACTTTCCTGGACGTGTCGGTTATTGGGAAGTCGGTGTGCCACCTTCGGGGCCAATGGATTCGCTTTCGTTCCGATTGGGCAATCGTCTGCTCGGCAACGATTTCGATGATTCTGGTTTGGAAATTACAGCAACGGGGCCACGACTCCAGTTTCACACGACAACAACAGTGGTGCTGACAGGTGCAACGATGTCCGCGACGCTCGATGGCGAAGCGGTTGAATTTTATCGCCCCTTCGAAGTGGATGCAGGGTCGATTCTAGACATCGGTAAACTAAGCGGTGCCGGTGTGCGTAGCTACCTGCTAGTCAAAGGTGGAATTGATGTGCCACAGTATTTGGGCAGTCGTTCGACGTTCACACTCGGTCAGTTTGGTGGCCACGGGGGACGCGCCTTGCGTCTAGGCGACGTCTTGCACTTAAATCGTAGGGGCTTTGCTTGCGAAGACCGCGAAGGCAAATTGGGTGGCGAATACGCGATACTGCCTGAGGCGAATCAACCACAGTTCACGAATACATGGGATATCGCTGTGCTCTACGGACCACACGGTGCACCTGAGTTTTTCACGCCGCAAGATATTGAGACGTTCTTTCAGAATGAATGGGAAGTGCATTACAACTCCGCACGCACAGGTGTGCGCCTGATCGGCCCGAAGCCTGAATGGGCACGCACCGATGGGGGCGAGGCTGGTTTGCATCCTTCAAACATTCATGACAATGCATATGCGATCGGTGCGATTGATTTTACCGGCGACATGCCAGTGATCCTAGGGCCCGACGGGCCGAGTCTGGGTGGCTTTGTGTGCCCTGCGACGATTATTGAATCCGAGCGCTGGAAGATGGGGCAGCTCAAGCCCGGTGATAAGGTGCGCTTCCGCTGTGTCTCACGCGAAGAGGCTGAGTCGCTGCGCAATATTCACGAAGAAGGCCTTGCGACTTTGCAGCCAGACTACCGTGTGCCAACCGAGGTGCGCATCCCCGAGCCGAGTGAAGCCATCTTGGTGGACGATGGCGAAGGCGCAGATCGCTTGGTGATTCGCCAAGCAGGCGACGCCTATGTTTTGGCCGAGATCGGGCCGATGGCCTTGGACTTTAAATTGCGCTTCCATATCCACGTGCTTTACGAGGCACTGAAGAAGGAATTGTTCGAAGGCATTGAAGATTTAACACCGGGTATTCGTTCGTTGCAGGTGCATTTTGATCCGGGCGCGGTCAGTGCTGAATCAATTGCTGCGTGGATTCATGCGGCCAACGATGCCTTGCCGCCATTGGAAGACGTGACCGTGCCCTCGCGTATTGTGCACATGCCATTGTCGTGGGATGATCCTTCGACGCAGGAAGCGATTCAGAAGTATGTGCAGTCGGTGCGTGCGGATGCACCATGGTGCCCTGACAATATTGAATTTATTCGACGTATCAATGGTTTGGATACGCGAGAAGATGTTTACAACGTGGTGTTTAACGCGAGCTACGTGGTGCTGGGACTCGGTGATGTGTATCTCGGTGCGCCCGTGGCGACACCGCTCGATCCGCGTCATCGTTTGGTTACGACGAAGTATAACCCTGCTCGCACATGGACGCCTGAAAACGCGGTTGGAATCGGCGGCGCTTACATGTGTATTTATGGTATGGAAGGGCCGGGCGGCTATCAATTCGTTGGGCGCACAGTGCAGGTTTGGAATCGCTATAATACGACGCCGTCGTTCAAGGAAGGGAAGCCATGGTTGCTACGCTTCTTCGATCAGATCCGTTACTATCCAGTGTCGACAGAGGAGTTGGAAACCTTGCGCCATGACTGCCCGCAAGGGCGCTTTAATCCAAAGATTGAAGAAGGTTCGTTTAGCCTTGGTGAGTATCAAGCCTTTCTCAAAGAGAATGATACGAGCATTACTGAATTTAAAACTAAGCAACAGGCCTCCTTCGATGCCGAGCGCGCTCGCTGGGATGCAGCCGGGCTTTCCGCTTATGTCGAAGAAGAAGGCGGCGGCGTGATTGAAGATGCGGAAGCCTTGCCCGAAGGGGCTGAACCGGTTGAAAGCCCTGTGGCAGGTAGTGTCTGGAAGGTGTTGATCAGTGAGGAGGACGTCTCTGTGAAAGAGGGTGATACTTTGGCGATTTTAGAATCCATGAAGATGGAGATTAAAGTCGACGCACCTATTTCTGGTAAATTGATCTCTGTGCAATGCAAGGAAGGGCAAGCGATGTCGCCCGGCCAAGTGCTGTTTGGGATTCTGCCGGAGTAATTTTTTAAACGTAGGGGTGCTGCTTGCGGCACCCGCGAACGACTGGAGCTTTCGGTCTTTTTTGAGAGCGACGAACGTTCGCGGGCTTCGCAAGCAAAGCCCCTACGATAGAATTTGTTTATGAAATCTTTAGATATTGAAACCTTACGGAGCGCGTATGCTTCCAAAGAACTCACTCCACGTGGATTGTTGGCCTCGATTCGGGAGACGATTGCTGCGGCCGATAATCCCAATGTTTGGATTTACCTGCTGAGTGATGCGGAGCTTGAGCCGTATCTGGAGCGATTAGAGGGGCTCGATCCAGAGAGCCTGCCACTGTATGGCATTCCTTTTGGTATTAAAGATAACATTGATTTGGTCGGCATACCAACCACGGCGGCGTGCCCAGAATTTGAATATACGCCTGAATATTCATCGCCTGTGGTGGAGCAGTTGATTGAGGCTGGCGCGATTCCGATTGGTAAAACCAACCTAGATCAATTTGCGACAGGTCTTGTTGGCACGCGCACGCCGTATGGTGCGCCACGCAATCCCTATGCGAACGATCGCGTGCCAGGTGGGTCAAGCTGTGGCTCGGCGGTCGCACTGTCCGAAGGCATGGTCAGTTTTTCACTCGGCACGGATACGGCAGGTTCTGGTCGCGTGCCTGCTGCATTTAATAAGCTTTGGGGTGTGAAGCCGAGTAAAGGGCGTCTGAGCACCAGTGGGCTAGTGCCTGCATGTCGCACTTTGGACTGTATTTCAATTTTCGCGCTCAATGCAGTTGATAGTCAGACGGTATTAAAAGTCGCTGAAGGGTATGATGTGGAAGATGCGTATTCGCAGGCGACTTTGGATAAGCCTTTGGTAAACACGAAAGTGATTGGCATACCACAAGCGGATCAGTTGATGTTTTTTGGAGATGCAGACTATGAGGGTGCGTGGGTGCAGGCGGTCGATGACCTCCAATCGCAAGGTTGGGAAGTGGTCGAAATCGATTTCGAGCCGTTCTTGAATGCCGCCCGTCTCCTGTATGAAGGTCCGTGGGTGTCCGAGCGTTACACCGTGTTAGAGGATTTTCTGAAGACCAATCCCGAAGCCTTTTATTCTGCGACGAAGCAGATCATTGGCGGCGGAGCGGATCATTCCGCACGCGATGCCTTTGCGGCGACGTATCGCTTAGCAGAGCTACGGCGCGAATCCGAGGCAGTCTGGGATGGGCTGACGGCGATCGTTACACCGACCGCTGGTGGTTTTCCGACCTTAGCAGATATGGAGGCGGATCCGATTGGGCCGAATTCGCAGCTCGGGTATTATACCAACTTTATGAACTTGCTGGATCTCTGCGCCGTGGCGGTGCCTGCAGGGGAGAGTGCGACTGGACTGCCGTTTGGGCTCACTTGGATTGCCCCGCGCGATACTGACAAGGCCCTGATCGAAGTTGCGAGCAAAGGGCCGTCGGCGCTCAAGCCAGACGCGACGCTCTCGATTCTACTCTTCGGAGCGCACATGCACGGCTTGCCGTTGAACAGTCAAGTGCTCGGGCTCGGCGGCAGCTTTGTTGGCAACGTGCAGACAGCGCCGCTTTATAAGATGGTGTATCTGCCAGAGCCCGCACCGCATCGCCCGGGGATCGTGCGTATTGCTGAAGGTGGCGTGTCCATCGCCGCCGAAGAGTGGTGTTTCCCGAAAGCGGCACTCGGTGAGTTGTTGGCTACGATTCAGCAACCTCTAGGGCTGGGGCAGTTGGAGCTTACGGATGGCCGCAAGGTGCATGGATTTTTGTGCGAAGCGGTCGTAGCGGAAGTCGCTGAAGATATTTCAGTAAGCGGTGGCTGGCGTCAGTTCTTGGCGCGGGGGTAGGCTCGCGCTCATCATACTTTGTGAAAAGTGGCACGCCTCATACGAACCTGTTGTATGTGTGGGTTACTCGGGGAGGGACGGCCTCCGCGCCGTCCGCCGAGCCTCAGCACAGAACCAAAGCACCAGCACACCGCAAGACGAGGCGGAGCTCGTCCCTCCCCAATGGGTTGAGCTAGAAATCACAATTTTTGATGCGCGCCAGTATGGTGCGGAATAAGGACGGCGTAGACAGGCAGAAATGCCTGTTTCACTTAATATTACGCTCGCTTCGCCTTTTCCTCGAAGTAGATCTTTTGCAAGGCTGCAAAGTCTTCGCCACGGGAGCCGCTGAGGATGGTGTGGTCGTAGAGTTCGTGCTGCTGCATCTCGGCGCTGGCGACTTTCATGCGGCGCTGGATCTGGTCTTCGTCGTCGGTGGCGCGGCCGCGGAGGCGTTGCTCGAGCTCTTCCAGCGTGCGGGGCATGATGAAGACGGTGACGACGTTGCCCTTGAGCAGTGGATCGCTTTGAGCCATTTCACGCATTTGCGCAGCACCTTGCACGTCGATGTTGAGTAGTAGGTCGGTGCCGACAGCTAATTTGTCCTGCACTTCGCTTTTGAGGGTGCCGTAGATGTTACCATGCACGTGGGCATACTCGTAAAAGTGACCTTCGGCGATTTTCTGCTCAAAGGTGGCGTGATCGAAGAAGTAGTAGTCGACATGATCCTTCTCATTGCCGCGTGGCTTGCGGGTGGTTGAGGTGACGACGCGCCAAAGCGCTGGTTCTTCGGCCAGCATGCGATCGCAGAGCGTCGTCTTGCCGCTCCCTGCGGGGCCAGAAACAATGATGAGGAGACCAGGCTTCGGGTTTTTCATAGTTGAGGACTTAATATGTGAATGCGACGCCGATTAGCAAGAGCCCATAGGCGGCAAAGACACCACCGAAGATGCGTGGCCGATTGTCGGCTTTGTAGAGCCAGTCGAAGAAATCACGCAGCTTGTAGGGATTCGCACCGAGGATGAGGGAGACCACGATGGCGGCGTAAATAAAGGTGACGAGAAAGAGCCGCGCTTGTGGCAGCTGCATATAGGCGGCATCGAGTAGCACGCCGGAAGTTAGCAGTGTTAAGGCTGCAAGTCCGCGCACTGCGAGGAAGTCAGGCACGAAGTAAAACGAGCCGACGGCAGTGACGAGGAAGATGAGGAACAGGATTTTTTTGTATTGGCCAAAGTCGGCGGGGCCGAGGTTCAGGACTTTATACAGGAACCATGCTGCGGCAGTGCCGAGTAGCAGATACGCTGCAGCGGTCGAGCGCGGGAAGGCTTGCGTGCGCTTGGCGGTCTTCATGCCGTGCCATAAATAGTGTCCGCCGAAGGCGATGAGGAAGATCCCCGTGTAGAGTGTGGCTTGGAAAAGTGTCATGATGAGAGCGGTTGATCGCTAATGCGTAATCGCAGATGGATAATGGCTAATGACTACAGCCGTGCGTGAAAGGAAAAAATGTTTCGGCGAGCTATGATTTCATGCCAGAGATGATTTATATCCGCATGGTAGATTCGTAGGATTTAGACATGCTGAGTCGTTACTAGTGTGACGCTCAATGTCATTCAATTGTAAAACGCCGATGGTTCAGAATGCGCTGCAGGGTTCTTATGACTTTCATGGAAAAGAAAGATAAGAACCCTGTTTTGAGTCTCAATGCCTATCGTGGCCTATCGTGGCCTGATTGAGTGGTTGGGAATTAGATCCGCTTCCGTCTGCGTGCAACGAAGAATACCGATGTTAGGCCTAAGACCAGGGCGTAGGTGCTTGGTTCTGGAACTGCCTGGACGCTAATATTTGCGTAGTTGACTTCAGGGTGTCCAGCAGAGCCGCTTGTTGCTCCAAAGAAAAATGCAACGTCGCTTGTCCCGTCGTAGGTAAAAGCGATGCTTTGGTTATTTCCTGTGGATTGCACTAATAGCGAGCCCAGTTCAGTTGAGACGGCACTACCTGTGGTTCGCAAGGTGCCTGACTGAGTATCGACGATCAGAGCGCTATCAGTTGTGTTATAGCCGCTACCGCTCCAGATATTAACGTTACCCGTGTTTTCGGGGCCACTGCTATGATATGTCACGTCGAAAGTTAGCTCATAGTCACCCGGAACGTTGAAATAGCTTGAGTCAAAGACCATCGCAGCGCCACGAAAAGTAGGAGATGTGGAAGCTGTCTCTAGCACACCGTTGTTCATCTCCGCTTCTGCGGTAGCACTCCCCACCCACTCATTGTAGTTTACTACGTTACCGAAATGGCCGCCGATATAGCCATTCGGATTGATTACTACATCGGTGGTGGGAAAGTTGATTGCTGCCTGGGCTGTTGAGCTAATGCTGTGCGTCATGATGACGAGGCCAATTGTGTATAGAATTGATTTCATTGCGGTTATTATGGAAATACGTGCTTATTTTCATTTGAATGAACCTTATACAATCAAAAATCTAAGGTGTTCCACCTATGTGCGGATGGATTTGCAAAATTTAATGCTTCTGCTTGTTCGTATGATTTGAGCTAATGTGACTATGGATTTAAAACTAGCAGGCTCGGTGCATCCGATTGATTTGATTGTGTTCGACTGTGACGGGGTGCTGCTCGATACGATGGCGGCAAAGATCGAGGCGTTTCGGAGCTGGGTGCCAGAGGCGCACGCAGAGCTACGCGACGCATTTATGGAGATCGTCATGCATGGTTTCGGTAAGAGTCGCACCTATCATATCGCGAGTTTTTACCGTGAACTATTGAAGCAAGAGCCAGATCCGGCATTTTTGGTGGCGGAGGTCGATCGATTTACCGATCTCTGTGAGCCTTTATGTGCCGCTGCCGGTTGGCGAATTGGTTCGCGGGAATTTGTGGAGGCTTGTCGTGCGGCTGAGATTCCGCGCTACGTGCTGTCTGGCACGCCGCAAGCTCCGCTAGAGCAGATGTTGGCTTCGGCCAATGGCACGGAGTGGTTTGATGTGATCATTGGCTCTCCACCTGCGAAGCCGGAGAGTATGGAGCGCATTTTAGCTGAGACAGGCACACCAGCGCATCGGACGGTGTTTGTCGGCGATGCCAATGCGGATCACGAGGCGGCGCTACATGTGGGGGCGCATTTCGTCTATTTTCCGTCAGAGGCACCCGCACCGGTCAGAGAGGTGCCGACGCAGGTTAACGATCTTCGGGAGTTGTTGGTCGAAACGGAATAAAGCGCATCATGGCTTGGACTTTGAGCTCCATGTGTGTGGGGTCTTGAGGAATGAACCATTGCCCATCGGGGCGCTTCTTTAGGAGTCCGCGGTAGAGTTGCCCCCAGGTGGCGAGCGTGATGTAGCCTGAGCGATCGGCTCGTATCAGGGTGGCGGCGTGGTCGTTCAGCATTTTCCCTGTGCTATGAGATTTGGGGGTGACGATTAAGTAGCCCGATCGAAAGTTTTGCATGGTATCGATCAGGTCGTTGAGCTTCAGAGGTGCTTTAATGATATCGGTATGGATACGAACTTCGTTTTTAGAATTCTCACGGACGATCGCATCCATCACCATGGCAGTATCTAGATCACTCACTCCGTTTTCCTCGGTTCGAACCGATCCGGTCTGTTTAGAGAGGCGGGAGTCGATCTCTCGAAATAGTTTGAATTTATAGTTTTCGGTGTTGGCGTCGCGAAAGGATGGCTGGATGAGCCCATACTTTTCATACCAAACCAAGATATTGAGCATCGCGGTCGGGCCGCAGGCGCTTTGTGGGGTAGGATACTTTCCTTGATCCTCGGATAGCATGCTTAGCCGATTCATCGAGTTATTCGTGCGCTCGGTGCCGCGTAAGGTGCGTCGGTAGAATTGGAATGTCCCAGTGTCCTTGTTCTGCTCGCGTTCGACAATTTTGAAGTCACGTTCTGCTGGTGCTCTGCCGGCGATGGCAATTGAGGGGAGTGCTGAAAATGAGAGTGCGAGAAATGTGACGATGGGTAGTAGTTTCATTTTTAGGCTCTTTTACCATGTAAATGACAGGGAAGTAAAGGGATGCACCATTAAATACTGTAATGTATTTAATTAGAGTTGCCATGTTACAGTTACGTCACCATAAAAATTCGCTGTTTAAACAACAACAAACTACATATGAACTACACTAAACTATCTATCGTGTCTCTTGGCCTTGCTGCTGCGGGATCTTTTGTTAACGCCGCTGACGAGGGCTTCGTTCTCTTCGGGGATGATGTCGCAAAACCTGCGGCAGAAGAGAAAGCCGTGCGCCCGATTTCGGCTCCATATTACCACGAAGACTCATTCGTCACGACTGACCTCCGTGCATGGTATGTGAACCATCAGCTCGGCGAAATTAACGGCAGTGTCGACGTTGCAGCGCTTCAGGTGCGTGTTGCGCTGACTGAGAGCCTTCAATTGGTGGCTTATAAGGATGGTTACACGAACTTTAAAGATACTGACATTGACGGTCTTGTCAGCGATGGCTGGAACGACGTGGGTGCTGGTATCAAGTGGGCATTCATTCAGGACTGGGAAAACCAGTTCCACATGGCAGTCGGTGCTGGTTACGAGTTTGGCTGGGGCGACGATGAAGTTTTACAGGACACAGAGGAGTATCGCCTCTGGTTGTCTGCGAATAAGGGCTTTGATAAGCTCCACCTCGGTGTGACGGTGAACTACCTGATCGCGGATGATACTGAAGCGAATGTGCTTGGTAGCTCAGACATGCTAACAGTGCACTTGCACGCGGACTACTACTTAACTGAGTGGCTCAGCCCAGTCATTGAAGTCAACGGTTACTTCGTGCAGGATGAAGGTAAGAACTCTCTAGATATCCCATTCTCCGGAGTCGATGCAGCGAGCATTGGCGGTGGTGAAGATAACGATACTATCACAGGTGTGCTTGGCTTCGAGCTACGTCCTTTGGGCGACGATCTTGGTTTGCGTGCTGCGTATGAGACACAGCTGAACGATGATGACAGCCTCTTCGGCTACCGTTGGACGTTCTCTGCAGTTTACGAATTCTAAGCGCTGCTTGATTCAAATTTTCAACTCATAGAGTTTTGTTTGGGGCGATTCCGCGTGAGTGGAGTCGCCCTTTTTGTTTTGGAGATTTTCGTTGAGGTAGCGCGGTGCTTTAGACCGCGTGCCGAGCCAATGCCGTCGGAGCCCAGTTAGCGAACCTCTATAGAACTGCGGCTAAAGCGTGCAGCTACTACGGCTAAAGCTGCTCGACCGTATAACCACGGTTCTTTAAGAGCGCGAGGATGCCATCTTTACTTGCGGCATGTGCGGCGCCGACGAGCACGAACTCAATTTCCGGAGTCTTCATGTAGGCTTCGATCTGTGGAATCCAGCGGCGGTTGCGATCGACCAGCAGCTTCGAGTAGAGCTCGGGATAATCGACCATGTCTGAGATGAAGAGCGCCTCGATTTGGGCTAAGTCGCCTGAGCGCCATGCGGCAATGAGTTCGTTAAACAGCTCTTTCATGTGACTGAGATCTTCGAGCCCGTAGAGGACCAGCTCATCTTCGATGCCTTCGCCCATGGAGGTGAGGAGATCGATCTGAAATTCGGGTGTCTCGAGGGAGTCCACTGATTTGCCGTCCTTGAGCCCGCGTGCGTGATAATGCATATCAACGCCTTCCTCCGTGACACCCGCCTTGGTCAGCTCTTGCATGGTGAGCATCATCATGACCATGCCGGGCTTGAGGGAATTGAGCAGCTCGATCGGTAGTCCACTTTGTTTGCCTTGCTTCGCTAAGGCTGCGTAGGCATCGGCCGAGAGCACGGATTTGAGTGTGCGCCCATCGCTGTAGCTTGCTTTGGCGAGGAGCTGCATTGCAAAGGCGGGATCTTGTGCCGCAGCCGGATCGATCTCGAAGACCAGGGTGTCGGCGGCCTCATAGGCTTGGTCGAATTCGGCTGGTAGCGGATAGTCGGTGCTGCGCAGCACATGGCAGGTGCCGCCGATGTAGAGCGATTGTTCGCCTTTAGAAATTTTCCAGACGGAGCTGTCAGCAAGTAATGCAGCGGGGAGTAGGGCAAGGAGTAGGGCGGGGATTTTTAACATATATTCAGGAGTTAGAAGTAAGGAGTCAGAAGTTAGGCTTTTAGGATGAGTGCCCCGGCTTCGGGAAATCGCCTAGCATAGCTGGCGATGTAGGAGCATTGTGGGATGACCTGCAGACCATCGGCGCGTGCGCAGTCAAAAGCTGCTTTGGCGAGTATGCCCGCGATGTTTTGTCCACGTAGTTCGACCGGAACAAAGGTGTGATGGATGGTCATCACTTGGTCGACTAAGTGGTATTCGAGCACGGCCGTCGCATCGTCGACGTTGATCTCGAAACGTGAGTGATCTGGAAGATGTATAACTGTGGGCATTGGAGTCAATGAGGATGGAGGCCTAGAAATTGTGCGTAGCAGTGAATGTTAAGTCTTCCCTCTCAAGTTTCAAGTTTCCCCTCTCAGGTCTCAAGTCTCCGCTCTCAGGTCTCCGCTCTCAGGTCTCCGTTCTCAGGTCTCCGTTCTCATTTAACAGGGCGTTCATACCAGAAGCCGCACAGCTTACGTGAGCGCACGGCGATCGGCACAAGCATCATAAAAAAGATCCAGCCGAGCATTCTCGGGCCGCTATACCATTGTAGTTTGCGAGCAGAGGTGCGAGCCGGCGCGCCGATAATAATGTCGAAGCTCATGTCGCGCCCTTTGCCCCATTTGCGTAGCAAGCGTGAGAGGCGCACTTCTTCGCTGGCGTAGAGCTTTTGGTCAAATCCGCCGATGTCTTCAAAGGCATCGCGCCGACAAAAGAGGAAGCTCCCTGCGGCGGTGCGTGTGAGTTGAGAAATACGTTTCCAGATGGCGATGCTGGTTCGGCCAAT of Lentimonas sp. CC4 contains these proteins:
- a CDS encoding PEP-CTERM sorting domain-containing protein (PEP-CTERM proteins occur, often in large numbers, in the proteomes of bacteria that also encode an exosortase, a predicted intramembrane cysteine proteinase. The presence of a PEP-CTERM domain at a protein's C-terminus predicts cleavage within the sorting domain, followed by covalent anchoring to some some component of the (usually Gram-negative) cell surface. Many PEP-CTERM proteins exhibit an unusual sequence composition that includes large numbers of potential glycosylation sites. Expression of one such protein has been shown restore the ability of a bacterium to form floc, a type of biofilm.), whose product is MKSILYTIGLVIMTHSISSTAQAAINFPTTDVVINPNGYIGGHFGNVVNYNEWVGSATAEAEMNNGVLETASTSPTFRGAAMVFDSSYFNVPGDYELTFDVTYHSSGPENTGNVNIWSGSGYNTTDSALIVDTQSGTLRTTGSAVSTELGSLLVQSTGNNQSIAFTYDGTSDVAFFFGATSGSAGHPEVNYANISVQAVPEPSTYALVLGLTSVFFVARRRKRI
- a CDS encoding HAD family phosphatase, producing MDLKLAGSVHPIDLIVFDCDGVLLDTMAAKIEAFRSWVPEAHAELRDAFMEIVMHGFGKSRTYHIASFYRELLKQEPDPAFLVAEVDRFTDLCEPLCAAAGWRIGSREFVEACRAAEIPRYVLSGTPQAPLEQMLASANGTEWFDVIIGSPPAKPESMERILAETGTPAHRTVFVGDANADHEAALHVGAHFVYFPSEAPAPVREVPTQVNDLRELLVETE
- a CDS encoding TraB/GumN family protein, translated to MLKIPALLLALLPAALLADSSVWKISKGEQSLYIGGTCHVLRSTDYPLPAEFDQAYEAADTLVFEIDPAAAQDPAFAMQLLAKASYSDGRTLKSVLSADAYAALAKQGKQSGLPIELLNSLKPGMVMMMLTMQELTKAGVTEEGVDMHYHARGLKDGKSVDSLETPEFQIDLLTSMGEGIEDELVLYGLEDLSHMKELFNELIAAWRSGDLAQIEALFISDMVDYPELYSKLLVDRNRRWIPQIEAYMKTPEIEFVLVGAAHAASKDGILALLKNRGYTVEQL
- a CDS encoding GNAT family N-acetyltransferase, which produces MPTVIHLPDHSRFEINVDDATAVLEYHLVDQVMTIHHTFVPVELRGQNIAGILAKAAFDCARADGLQVIPQCSYIASYARRFPEAGALILKA